One region of Bacillus pumilus genomic DNA includes:
- the pstC gene encoding phosphate ABC transporter permease subunit PstC, which produces MKQIEHTEASDRLISSKKNRQMDEVRGSILVRFCAFLMIAVSIAITIFLGIKGLQSFIVNGVSPIEFLTSINWNPTAENPQYGAFPFIFGSIAVTLLSALIAAPLGIAGAIFMTEIAPAWGRKILQPVIELLVGIPSVVYGFIGLTVLVPFIGHFKSSGSGHSVLAGTIVLSIMILPTVTSIATDAMGSLPKSLREGSYALGATRWQTIRRVLVPAALPTLMTAVVLGMARAFGEALAVQMVIGNTRNLPESIMDTAGTLTTIITLNMGHTTYGSVENNTLWSMGLVLLVVSFMFILIIRYLSSRRKI; this is translated from the coding sequence ATGAAGCAGATAGAACATACAGAAGCGAGCGATCGACTGATCAGCTCGAAGAAAAATAGGCAAATGGATGAAGTAAGAGGAAGTATTTTGGTGAGATTTTGCGCATTCTTAATGATTGCTGTATCTATCGCCATTACCATCTTCCTTGGCATTAAGGGTTTACAATCTTTCATCGTAAATGGTGTAAGCCCAATTGAGTTCTTAACCAGTATCAATTGGAACCCAACAGCAGAAAACCCGCAGTACGGCGCATTTCCTTTTATTTTCGGATCAATCGCCGTCACGCTCCTATCGGCACTCATTGCAGCGCCGCTAGGCATCGCAGGCGCAATCTTTATGACAGAAATTGCACCTGCTTGGGGACGTAAAATCCTCCAGCCAGTCATTGAATTGCTTGTAGGGATTCCATCCGTTGTTTACGGATTCATAGGTCTTACAGTATTGGTGCCGTTTATCGGACATTTTAAGTCAAGCGGCTCAGGGCATAGCGTGCTAGCAGGAACGATTGTCCTGTCTATTATGATCCTGCCAACCGTTACATCCATTGCGACTGATGCAATGGGTTCACTACCAAAAAGTTTACGAGAGGGATCGTACGCATTAGGTGCAACAAGATGGCAAACGATTAGACGTGTGCTTGTCCCAGCAGCTCTGCCAACATTAATGACAGCGGTCGTTCTTGGCATGGCTAGAGCATTTGGAGAAGCCCTTGCTGTACAGATGGTCATTGGAAACACGCGTAATTTACCAGAGAGCATTATGGATACAGCTGGTACATTAACAACCATTATTACGTTAAACATGGGTCACACAACGTATGGAAGTGTTGAGAACAATACACTTTGGTCAATGGGACTTGTCCTTCTAGTTGTATCATTTATGTTCATACTCATTATCAGATACTTGTCGTCTAGGAGGAAGATTTAA
- a CDS encoding phosphate ABC transporter substrate-binding protein, which yields MKKNKLWLLTFLTIALLAFVTACGNSSSSGDSKDSKGNASNKDEASGSITISGSSAMQPLVLAAAEKFMDKHPKADIQVQAGGSGTGLSQVSEGSVQIGNSDVFAEEKDGIDAKALTDHKVAVVGMAAAVNPEVGVKDITKDELKKIFTGKIKNWKELGGKDQKITLVNRPDSSGTRATFVKYALDGATPAEGITEDSSNTVKKLIAETPGAIGYLAFSYLTDDKITPLSIDGVKPEESNVESGKYTIWAYEHSYTKGEPDGLAKQFLDYLMSDEVQKEIVKDQGYISVANMKVERDATGKQTDK from the coding sequence ATGAAAAAGAACAAATTATGGCTGCTTACTTTCCTTACTATCGCATTGTTAGCATTCGTCACAGCATGCGGAAACAGCAGCTCAAGCGGAGATTCAAAAGACAGTAAAGGAAATGCTTCAAACAAAGATGAGGCATCAGGTTCCATTACCATCTCAGGATCATCTGCGATGCAGCCTTTAGTTCTTGCGGCAGCAGAAAAATTCATGGATAAACATCCAAAAGCCGATATTCAAGTACAAGCCGGCGGTTCAGGAACAGGACTTTCTCAAGTGTCAGAAGGATCTGTACAAATTGGTAACTCAGATGTATTCGCAGAAGAGAAAGACGGAATCGACGCAAAAGCTTTAACAGACCACAAAGTAGCAGTTGTTGGAATGGCCGCAGCTGTAAACCCTGAAGTGGGTGTCAAGGACATCACAAAGGACGAATTGAAAAAAATCTTCACTGGTAAAATCAAAAACTGGAAAGAGCTTGGCGGGAAAGACCAAAAAATCACTCTTGTCAACAGACCTGACTCTTCAGGAACTCGTGCAACATTTGTGAAATATGCACTTGATGGAGCAACACCTGCAGAAGGAATCACAGAAGATTCTTCAAACACAGTGAAAAAACTGATTGCAGAAACGCCAGGTGCGATTGGATACCTAGCATTCTCTTATTTAACAGATGACAAAATTACACCGCTTAGCATTGATGGTGTGAAACCGGAAGAAAGCAATGTAGAAAGCGGTAAATATACAATTTGGGCTTACGAGCATTCTTATACAAAAGGTGAGCCAGATGGTCTAGCAAAACAATTCTTAGATTACCTCATGAGTGATGAAGTACAAAAAGAAATCGTCAAAGACCAAGGCTACATCTCAGTTGCTAATATGAAAGTAGAAAGAGACGCAACAGGCAAACAAACAGATAAGTAA